The Mesoplodon densirostris isolate mMesDen1 chromosome 8, mMesDen1 primary haplotype, whole genome shotgun sequence genomic interval CAGCTCTTCCCCCCCGGCCTGTGTCATGAGGTCTGCCATGTCTTTCTCCAGGTCATCAATGCGACTGCTCATGTCATCCATTCTTCCAATGATCTGGTCGGACATGGTCTGAAATTTATCTTGTGTCTGTTGCAGACGTGTCGGCACCACCGAGGTGAGACCCTGCACGGTCTTGGGCTCTGTCTCTGCCATGCCCCTGGTGCCCAGCTTGGCAGTGCCGTCTCAGACGGCCACCTACCTGcatatattttatgtacatataaataaaaCCATATTTATCCCTCATTCCTTCTTCTATGCAGGGTAACATGCTAGTCACATGGTTCTGCACTTTGATCTTTGCATGTGTACTGAAGTAAGTTAATTTCTTCCTAGTTTGGCTTCCTCcattataaaatggaaacattGGGCTTATCCCAGAGACTTCCTGTTCGGATTAAATGAGATCGTGTAAAGCTCTTAGCCCATTGCCTGGAACACAGGAAGTGATCGATATATTAAGCTATTATTCTAGGGTTAACATTTAAAACGTGCTACAAAGCTATGCTAATGAAAACAGTGGTGGGGCTGATAACATAACAGCAGAcagatgaaagaaaggaagaagcctCTGCAACTCTTTATTATTTGTCTGCAAGATGCCATTGTCCATGATTGGAATAcaaacactaaaaagaaaatgtttgtctCCCGGAGCTTATAGTCTAGGGGAAGAGAGGAGATGTATGTCAAAAATGTGCtacgagggggcttccctggtggcgcagtggttgagagtccgcctgccagtgcaggggacacgggttcgtgccccggtctgggagaatcccacatgccgcggagcagctgggcccgtgagccacggccactgagcctgcgctccgcaacaggagaggccacaacagtgagaggcccgcgtaccgaaaaaaaaaaaaaaagtgctatgagggacttgcctggtggtccagtggttaagaatccaccttccaatgcaggggacacaagttcgatccctggatggggaactaagatcccacatgccgaggggcaactaagccctcacaccacagctactgagcccgtgggccacaactacagagcccacgtgctctggagcccatgggccacaactagagagaagcctgcacactgcagcagaggatcccacatgccacaacgaagatcctgcgtgctgcagctaagacccaacacagccaaatatatatatatatatatatatatatatatatatatatatatatatatatatatatatatatatatatatataaattataaaaaaaatgtgatggTGGGTACAGAGGGCCCACAGGACAAGGAAGGCAAAGTAGATGGAGTGGTACCTGCACTGGCCTTTGAAGGACAAGTAGGAATTTGACATCCAGAAATAACCAGGAAAAGTGGTAGCTCCAAGGATGATCGGATCTGACAGAATCACAATGCTGAGGAAAATTTGGTTAATTAACTGAAATAACTTTTAAGAGAGTTATAGATTGACAGGATGTTTTCCTGAAGGACACGATCCTTGGGGTCCCTTTGGCAAGTCTAAATGAGTAAGGGAGGGCCAGGAGTCCTTCGGTAGGGGGTGTCACGTGGGCTTTGATTGAATTTGGCACCTCAATCTAACTCTCAATGGCAATTGAagtgagggaggctgggggagtcTCAATGTTCACAAATCCAATCCCTCATGAACAATTTCAAAGTTTAAATCTTTAGCTAACACTTTGTCAATAACATGTTCTAATTACATTTGAGGCTTTGAAAACATGGCTCTGTATGTTAATTGCTGTGAAGCGGATTTTAGTCACAGGGACTTATACATTGTCCTTGTACAGAAGACATAGAGAGCTTATGAAATCAAGTCATTTGATTGCAACTGCAGATCCTGACAACGCTTGGAACAATGGAGCCCCCAACCACATCCCCCCCTCCCCTGCTTCACCTCCTCCCCTGGGTATCAAGTGTATAAGTAACATTACATATGCAAAATGGCCCATAGGTCATCTAACCATTCCCCAAGGCCAGATGGGGCTTCTGGGAAACTGAGTGCCAAGCCACGTATTAGATAAAATGAATCTTACATCTTGAGCTCAGAAATTCAAGAGCCCTATGGCTGAGTCAGCTTCCAGATAAACACAGGACCCAGAGAAGAACCAGTTCACTAAGGCTCTGTCATTGGACTGAACATGTTTCAGACCTAAAGAGAGAGCCCCTGAAACTGTCTCTCCACAGCATGTGTAGGGTGGGCTTCTTCTACCCATCTGGCACCTCTTTTGCCAACTCCTCCTCTCAACCTAGATTTCCCTTGGCCCTCCAGTCCTCACCCAAACAGTGTGTACTGCCTGAGTGATCAGCAAGTCATTCAGAGAAAAGCTTTTTAATTAAGAGGAGAGCAACAAATGATTAAATCAGAGTCATTTATTACCCTGCCATCTGGCCAGGACTCCTCCTGGCCCCCTTCTCCT includes:
- the LOC132494706 gene encoding heat shock factor-binding protein 1-like, whose amino-acid sequence is MAETEPKTVQGLTSVVPTRLQQTQDKFQTMSDQIIGRMDDMSSRIDDLEKDMADLMTQAGGEELDGKNKIPATQKR